The DNA window TAAAATAGAGCTGTCTGGCAAATAGAAACAGGGTAATCTGCGCAAACAAAGTCTCGTTGGTATCATAAAAATGTTCTGTTGAAAAGCAAACAGATAATTTGGAAACATCAATTTAAATATGCATAAGATCCGACTTATTACATTCTGACTACTCGCACCTGTTCATATTTATAAACTAACTGCTGAACTTGAGCGGGCTTAAGACAACAGAGTAACATTAGACAGGGTGCTAGacactaataataaaaattttgtaCTGAGTATTTAAGCTAAAACGTGTGGTGTGACTTGTTTATATAGCAACGCTATGAAGTCGTAAAATTTAAGTAATCACTTTCTATACAACGTGATTTATTTGGAATTTTATGGCTTTTTGTTGTAATGTTTCCGGAACTACGAAAAGTCTGAAAGAAGCTAATTAAGTGTAGACAGGCCAGATAAAAATGCATTATGAGAAATAAATGTCTGGGCCTGGGATAACAAAGACGTCAGTTCTAGAAATGAAACCAGAATATGGTGAAATTGGTAGCGTTTATGAGTGTCCGAAACCATATAACTAGTAATTCGTGTCCAAACAGAACTTGTCTAGAATTGCCCATATAACTAAGAGCCCAGTAAACATGTTTTGAAGTGACTTGTAatctgtatttgtattttgtataaaaACTTATAACTTATTTGTAATTCCGCCGGATGACTCCAATTGAGACGCAGACTTCTGAGATTTCTGTCGGCGTGAAAAGCAAGGAAAGTAGTACCATTTCTCGCCTTTCGCAAACATTTCGCCCTCCTCTAGATTCTGGGGAAGATTTCTGCcaagaaaatattataaatatttaaatattttgatgtATTCGGAATGAAGAAGACTTACTTGTGCAAAGTCTCGGGTAGAGCCAGGCACAAACAAGCGCCGATTAGCAGAATGAAACTGATCATTAGAGATGGCAGTGGCTTGTAGAAAGTTCCCAAGTAGATGATGTAGGAGCTGAAGAACGCAAAGGCATTGCCCACCACATGGATGTTGGCCACTCCTCGTCCTTTCACACTGGTTGGAATAATTTCAGCTGCATACTGGGCCTCAGCATCGTAGGCCACCACTGCGCCATATCTTCCCAGACTGACCATGAATCCCAAAAGGACAGAGTAGTCTTCTGGATCCAAGGTGGCCACTAAGTAGCCAGTAGCCGCCGTGATTATGGCACCCACGAACAGGGAGGCGCATGCCATGCCCTTTCGCCCGATTTTGTTCTGGAATAGGATAATGGTAAGGCCGGCAGGCAGGTAACAAAATCCAGAGTAGGAGAAGAGCTTGAATGGCGATATGCCCACGCCTTCAACATTGCGACTCAGGATGTCGAATGCAATTGTAATGATCATTCTGAAATAAGATAAAAGATGGCTTAACTTATTGAATATATCTCATTTTAACTCACGATTTGATCAATAGAATAATGGTGAACTTTCTCAGTCTTGGAGTCCTCAACATACCCATAAAGGTATCCGAAGTTTTATTCTGTGAGTTGTTTAGCTTTTCGCGGTAATGCTTAATGAACTCATCGAAAACAGAGTCATCAACTTGGCGTCCATTAAACTTGGCGACACCTCGAAGACTTTTTTCTGCCTTTTCGAATTTTCCCTTTGTCAGCAGCCACTCCGCGCTTTCGTGGAGAAACACTGGGAATAGTAGCATTCCCAGCGCTGGAAGTGATGCAGCCCAGAGGTAATGCCGCCAGTTAGTCACCCAAATAGCTATCCACGGGGATATCATTAGCCCAACGCAGTAGAAGACGCCCAGGATGATGTTTAGGCCGAAGGTGCGGTGTTGTGGACTCAAGTACTCGAAAACTGTAAAAAGGGTAGAGTTTTTCTGAACTACTTATGAAAATTGTTTGAATGTACATACCCAAAATGTACATCAGGA is part of the Drosophila sechellia strain sech25 chromosome 3R, ASM438219v1, whole genome shotgun sequence genome and encodes:
- the LOC6619060 gene encoding organic cation transporter protein encodes the protein MDLQSVLEKCGNFGPYQILLLGLFGYTNIVSSLHYFSQTIISFTPSHRCSQPKDYQPNSTSLLSCSIVQFDVEFKCTSWDFERESDYESVTTEHKWVCDDAYKLAVGQSFFFIGSALGSIFFGYLADRIGRLPACVLSTLTGASGDFFTSFVESLPWFSFTRFISGLSMDTQYVLMYILVFEYLSPQHRTFGLNIILGVFYCVGLMISPWIAIWVTNWRHYLWAASLPALGMLLFPVFLHESAEWLLTKGKFEKAEKSLRGVAKFNGRQVDDSVFDEFIKHYREKLNNSQNKTSDTFMGMLRTPRLRKFTIILLIKSMIITIAFDILSRNVEGVGISPFKLFSYSGFCYLPAGLTIILFQNKIGRKGMACASLFVGAIITAATGYLVATLDPEDYSVLLGFMVSLGRYGAVVAYDAEAQYAAEIIPTSVKGRGVANIHVVGNAFAFFSSYIIYLGTFYKPLPSLMISFILLIGACLCLALPETLHKNLPQNLEEGEMFAKGEKWYYFPCFSRRQKSQKSASQLESSGGITNKL